A genome region from Cucurbita pepo subsp. pepo cultivar mu-cu-16 chromosome LG02, ASM280686v2, whole genome shotgun sequence includes the following:
- the LOC111789187 gene encoding uncharacterized protein LOC111789187, translating to MVVSPPPSSINGGICRAELSCFIQQVVMGRWFSLFASFLIMSGAGGVYLFASYSKDIKSTLKCDQTTLNKIGFYKDLGSNVGVIAGLLAEVAPPWFVILIGAALNFVGYFKIWQAVTGKIIRPTVEFFCFYIMVGANSQNFANTVVLVSCVKNFPERRGVMLGLLKGFVGLSGAIMTQIYGAIYDHDTKSLILLLAWFPSLISIVFVKTIREMRAVKHPNEFRVFVQFLCVTVILALFLTALIFVQKKVPFNQTAHITIVAAIFALLLVPLLIAIREEIIMWNLNKSTVGNRFTRIRIDNHQSAPSCSASCSSSSVLEQPKQSNSCFANIFNKPKRGEDFTIPQAIFSVDMLILLTTMLIGVGANLTAIDNLGQIGESLNYPPETINSFISLVSIFNFTGRIFSGFVSEILLEKFKFPRPMMLTLILLVSCVGYLIVAFPFNNSLCIASIIIGFSLGSQVPLHFAMISEFFGLKHYSTLFNFGQLSCPIGSYILNVMVIGKLYDEMAMTGSNASEFHCEGSKCFEQSFTILAGLTFVVAMVSLVLVRRTAEFYRGDIYQKFREDMDSLKTEMEFYPLESKRMKIGNLTFDKREINFKK from the exons ATGGTTGTATCACCACCACCAAGCTCCATCAATGGCGGAATCTGCAGGGCAGAGCTGTCCTGTTTCATTCAACAAGTGGTAATGGGGCGGTGGTTTTCCCTCTTCGCCTCCTTCCTCATAATGTCCGGCGCCGGCGGAGTCTATTTATTCGCTTCTTACTCCAAAGACATCAAATCCACACTCAAATGCGACCAAACCACACTCAACAAAATCGGGTTTTACAAAGATCTCGGATCCAACGTCGGCGTCATTGCCGGCTTGCTAGCCGAAGTAGCACCCCCCTGGTTCGTTATCCTCATCGGCGCCGCCCTTAACTTCGTCGGATATTTCAAAATATGGCAAGCCGTCACCGGAAAAATTATCCGTCCGACGGTGGAGTTTTTCTGCTTTTACATTATGGTCGGAGCAAACTCCCAGAATTTCGCCAACACAG TCGTCCTGGTGTCGTGTGTCAAGAATTTCCCTGAACGGCGAGGCGTCATGTTGGGGCTTCTAAAGGGGTTCGTCGGCTTAAGTGGCGCTATCATGACACAAATTTACGGCGCCATTTATGATCATGATACCAAATCTCTGATTCTTCTACTCGCCTGGTTCCCCTCTTTGATTTCCATCGTTTTTGTTAAAACAATCAGGGAAATGAGAGCCGTCAAACACCCAAATGAATTCAGAGTGTTTGTACAGTTTCTTTGCGTCACCGTCATTTTGGCTCTGTTTCTCACCGCCCTGATTTTTGTTCAGAAAAAAGTTCCATTCAACCAAACTGCACACATTACCATCGTCGCCGCAATCTTTGCGTTGCTTCTTGTTCCATTGTTGATCGCCATTAGAGAAGAGATTATCATGTGGAATCTCAATAAAAGTACTGTCGGGAATCGTTTCACAAGAATCAGAATCGACAACCACCAATCGGCTCCATCATGCTctgcttcttgttcttcctcctctGTTTTAGAACAACCAAAACAGAGCAATTCCTGTTTCGCCAACATCTTCAACAAACCCAAAAGAGGAGAAGACTTCACAATTCCTCAAGCGATTTTCAGCGTCGACATGTTGATTTTACTCACCACCATGTTGATCGGCGTCGGCGCAAATTTAACTGCCATCGACAATCTCGGCCAAATCGGAGAATCCCTGAATTACCCACCGGAAACAATCAACTCCTTCATCTCTCTGGTCAGTATTTTCAACTTCACCGGCAGAATCTTTTCTGGGTTCGTCTCAGAAATCTTGCtggaaaagttcaaattccCCCGGCCGATGATGCTAACACTCATCCTCTTGGTTTCCTGCGTTGGCTACCTCATCGTGGCCTTCCCCTTCAACAATTCCCTCTGTATTGCGTCGATCATAATTGGGTTTTCATTGGGTTCTCAAGTTCCGTTGCATTTCGCGATGATCTCAGAATTTTTCGGGCTGAAACATTACTCGACGTTGTTCAATTTCGGGCAATTGTCATGTCCGATTGGGTCTTACATTCTGAACGTGATGGTGATCGGAAAGCTGTACGACGAGATGGCGATGACGGGGAGTAATGCAAGCGAGTTTCATTGCGAGGGGAGCAAATGCTTTGAACAATCCTTCACGATTCTGGCCGGATTGACGTTCGTTGTGGCCATGGTGTCACTGGTTTTGGTTCGGAGGACGGCGGAGTTTTACAGAGGAGATATATACCAGAAGTTCAGAGAAGATATGGATTCTTTGAAGACAGAAATGGAGTTTTATCCATTGGAATCGAAGAGGATGAAGATTGGGAATTTAACTTTTGATAAACGTGAAATCAATTTCAAGAAATGA
- the LOC111789208 gene encoding berberine bridge enzyme-like 18: MEIGRNYVNFISVLVSLLLWGCWGSNLEDFLHCISSNSSNSTLLYTQSSSSYSSVLNFTIRNLRFSGPNVPKPIAIIKPSQPSQVQAAVICCNNHDLRIRVRSGGHDFEGLSYVANVTFVVIDLVNLNSVTVDIENNTAWVQSGATQGEVYYKLGLKSSAFGFPGGVQPTVGIGGFLSGGGYGMMVRKYGLGADNVVDALLVDANGRLLDRDSMGEDLFWAIRGGGGGSFGIVLAWKLKLVPVPPTVTSFAAYRSLDQNATDLVHRWQFVAPVIDERLFIGVIVSGLILILFFFRGGGRRTKGAFFYSLFLGKAEELIPIMEKSFPELGLKKADCLETNWVESTAYPASGFVTANDLNVLLDRDPLSSGRFKTKSDYITEPISEAALDGIWERLDADGIETVQLVLIPYGGKMNEIAETELPSPHRDGYPIKIGYYVTWESPEADMRHLEWSREVYEYMAPFVSKSPRAAYVNYRDLDIGTNNEDGTPTSFEEASVWGLKYFGVNFERLVRVKTMVDPCNLFRHQQSIPPMAQPKING; the protein is encoded by the exons ATGGAAATTGGTAGGAACTATGTTAATTTCATCTCTGTTCTTGTATCACTTCTATTATGGGGTTGTTGGGGGAGCAATCTTGAAGATTTTCTTCACTGTATTTCTTCCAATTCCTCAAATTCAACCCTCCTTTACACTCAATCTTCATCCTCCTACTCCTCTGTTCTAAATTTCACCATTCGAAACCTCAGATTCTCAGGGCCCAATGTCCCTAAGCCAATCGCCATAATCAAACCATCGCAACCTTCCCAAGTCCAAGCAGCCGTCATATGCTGCAACAATCACGACCTCCGCATCCGAGTCCGCAGCGGCGGCCATGACTTCGAGGGTCTTTCTTACGTTGCCAATGTCACATTCGTGGTGATTGATTTGGTCAATCTTAATTCAGTGACGGTGGACATTGAAAACAACACTGCGTGGGTTCAATCTGGGGCGACCCAAGGTGAGGTGTATTACAAACTTGGCCTAAAAAGCtctgcttttggtttccccggCGGAGTGCAGCCGACTGTGGGTATTGGTGGGTTCCTCAGCGGCGGTGGGTATGGGATGATGGTTAGAAAATATGGGCTTGGTGCGGACAATGTGGTGGATGCTCTACTTGTGGACGCTAATGGGAGGCTTCTTGATAGAGATTCTATGGGAGAGGATTTGTTTTGGGCCATTagaggcggcggcggaggcagCTTTGGGATTGTTTTGGCATGGAAGTTGAAGTTGGTTCCGGTGCCTCCTACTGTTACGTCCTTCGCCGCTTATAGAAGTTTGGACCAAAACGCTACCGACTTGGTTCATCGGTGGCAGTTCGTTGCTCCCGTGATTGATGAAAGATTGTTCATTGGCGTCATAGTCTCAGGTTTGATTCtaatacttttctttttta GAGGAGGGGGACGAAGAACAAAGGGAGCATTTTTCTACTCCCTGTTTCTAGGAAAGGCAGAGGAGCTTATACCCATCATGGAGAAGAGCTTCCCAGAGCTGGGACTGAAAAAAGCAGACTGTTTGGAAACCAATTGGGTTGAATCAACGGCATATCCAGCAAGTGGGTTTGTGACAGCAAACGATTTGAATGTCTTACTAGACAGAGACCCACTCAGCAGCGGCCGATTCAAAACGAAATCAGACTACATCACAGAGCCCATCTCAGAAGCCGCCCTCGACGGCATATGGGAAAGGTTGGACGCCGATGGCATAGAGACAGTGCAGCTGGTGCTGATCCCCTACGGAGGGAAAATGAATGAGATAGCTGAAACAGAGCTCCCTTCGCCGCATCGAGATGGGTATCCCATCAAAATTGGTTACTATGTTACATGGGAATCCCCTGAAGCTGACATGAGGCACTTGGAATGGAGCCGAGAGGTGTATGAGTACATGGCTCCTTTCGTGTCCAAATCGCCCAGAGCTGCGTATGTCAATTACAGAGACCTTGACATTGGGACAAACAACGAGGACGGGACCCCGACCAGCTTCGAGGAAGCAAGTGTTTGGGGATTGAAGTATTTTGGGGTTAATTTTGAGAGGTTGGTGCGAGTGAAAACAATGGTGGATCCCTGTAACTTATTCCGGCATCAACAGAGCATACCGCCCATGGCTCAACCAAAGATCAATGGTTAA
- the LOC111788862 gene encoding dolichyl-diphosphooligosaccharide--protein glycosyltransferase subunit 2-like, whose amino-acid sequence MARNLVRFLVLLYWISICQAATIFQPISDSHRYAALEIFRPSNGAFGSLEETYEALRTFDILGIQEKPDISAATCKSVSEVLGSSAVLKDLFHALRVNDVLKCEIKEEIYESLTSRLKYVLNDGRSLLDFYYSIGSLLLLKEQSSGVDLSINDADGVFHSIKALSQSDGRWRYSSDNSESSIYAAGLALEALAGVVSLASSDIDQNMIGTVKNDIVKLFDSIEKYDNGALYFEEKVVDANEHHGPLATTSSVVRGLTTFTAVTSGSLNLPANSIFGLAKFFLGIGIPGDAKDLFNQIDSLACLETNRVSIPLILSLPATVLSLTKEDQLKVRVNTVLGSVAPQLTVKIVRAFLSASKGTSIIKGQELKFDPQTGLHVLDVLPNAYDVGNYVFVFEIVLHDSEQKDTYATGGQIQVPIYVTGVVKIEKAEIAVLDSDLGSTETKKKLDLVGGSVVSLSANHLQKLRLSFQLATPQGNGFKPHQAFLKLRHESGVEHIFVVEGSGKKFEKILDFLGLVEKFFYLSGRYDIQLTVGDAIMENSFIKAIGHVDLDLPEAPEKAPRPPLRPVDPYTRYGPKAEITHIFRAPEKRPAKELSLAFLGLTYLPSLGFLIGLFRLGVNLKNFPTSTLPATFAILFHLSIGAVILLYTFFWLKLDLFTTLKALGILGVFLVFVGHRTLSHLASTSAKLKSA is encoded by the exons ATGGCCAGAAACCTAGTTCGATTTCTGGTACTACTTTATTGGATTTCGATCTGCCAAGCTGCAACCATTTTTCAGCCGATCTCAGATTCGCACCGATATGCAGCTTTGGAGATCTTCCGGCCTAGTAATGGAGCATTTGGAAG TTTGGAAGAAACATATGAAGCACTAAGAACATTCGACATTCTTGGAATTCAAGAGAAGCCTGATATAAGTGCTGCTACTTGCAAGTCTGTATCAGAGGTTCTTGGTTCATCTGCTGTATTAAAGGATCTATTCCATGCTCTGAGAGTTAACGATGTTTTGAAATGTGAAATCAAGGAGGAGATATATGAG AGCCTTACTTCAAGGCTTAAATATGTTCTGAATGATGGGCGGTCGCTGCTTGACTTCTACTATTCTATTGGAAGCTTATTACTTCTAAAG GAACAAAGTTCTGGAGTTGATCTATCCATTAATGACGCTGATGGTGTTTTCCATTCAATCAAG GCACTGAGCCAAAGTGATGGAAGGTGGCGCTATAGTTCTGACAACTCTGAGTCTAGTATTTATGCTGCTG GATTGGCACTGGAAGCCCTTGCTGGTGTTGTATCATTAGCATCGTCTGATATTGATCAAAATATG ATTGGTACTGTAAAGAATGATATAGTGAAACTTTTTGACAGCATTGAGAAATATG ATAATGGAGCTTTATATTTTGAGGAAAAAGTTGTTGATGCAAATGAACATCATGGGCCTCTTGCAACTACATCCTCAGTTGTTCGAGGGTTGACAACATTTACTGCTGTTACTTCTGGAAGCTTAAAT CTTCCTGCGAATTCAATTTTTGGTCTGGCAAAATTCTTCCTTGGCATTGGGATTCCTGGTGATGCTAAAGACTTGTTTAACCAAATAGACTCCTTGGCTTGCTTGGAGACAAATAG GGTTTCTATTCCGTTGATTTTATCTCTTCCAGCTACTGTTCTTTCACTAACAAAGGAAGACCAACTAAAG GTTAGAGTGAATACTGTGCTTGGTTCAGTTGCACCTCAATTAACCGTGAAGATAGTAAGAGCTTTTCTCTCTGCTTCAAAAGGCACTTCCATTATCAAGGGCCAG GAACTCAAGTTTGATCCTCAGACTGGATTACATGTCTTGGATGTTTTGCCCAATGCCTATGATGTCGGAAACTATGTGTTCGTCTTTGAG ATTGTTCTTCATGATTCAGAGCAGAAGGATACTTATGCCACTGGTGGGCAGATCCAAGTGCCAATATATGTCACAGGAGTTGTCAAAATTGAGAAGGCAGAGATTGCTGTTCTTGATAGCGATCTTGGGAGTACTGAAACCAAGAAGAA GCTTGATTTAGTTGGTGGGAGTGTTGTTTCATTGTCAGCAAACCACCTTCAGAAATTGCGTCTATCATTTCAACTAGCCACACCACAGGGAAATGGTTTTAAGCCGCATCAG GCTTTTCTCAAGTTGAGGCATGAAAGTGGCGTTGAACATATCTTTGTGGTTGAAGGCTCTggcaaaaaatttgaaaaaattctT gACTTTCTTGGTTTGGTTGAGAAGTTTTTCTATCTCTCGGGTCGATATGACATTCAGTTAACTGTTGGCGATGCCATCATG GAGAATTCCTTCATAAAGGCTATTGGTCATGTTGACTTGGATCTACCTGAAGCACCAGAGAAGGCACCTCGTCCTCCTCTACGGCCTGTCGATCCTTACACACGCTATGGACCCAAAGCTGAAATAACTCACATCTTCAGGGCTCCAGAAAAGCGCCCAGCCAAGGAGCTCTCTCTTGCTTTCTTGGGTCTCACATATTTGCCATCCCTTGGATTTTTGATTGGG CTATTCCGATTGGGCGTGAACCTAAAGAACTTCCCAACTTCGACGTTACCTGCCACCTTCGCCATTCTCTTCCATCTAAGCATTGGAGCAGTTATCTTGCTTTACACTTTCTTTTGGTTGAAG TTGGATCTGTTCACAACACTGAAAGCACTGGGCATCTTGGGAGTTTTCTTGGTATTTGTGGGACACAGGACCCTTTCCCACCTTGCCTCAACTTCAGCCAAGTTAAAATCTGCCTGA
- the LOC111789130 gene encoding uncharacterized protein LOC111789130: MDNQRSPVLTWAYFLQTKNVDELRHSLLCTTLELEQTKITVQEELNKKDDQLLHLKNLLNQAIRERDEANEKCQTLLLQKLFFHHQHPPPPPPNPPPPLSAISTIDDQPRKGFDSQNAFSSSDCDESIVSSPEIIDWVPEKPLPEKGKLLQAVMNAGPLLHTLLLAGPLPQWRHPPPPLESFHLPPVRIPLPPPLPSLADSNCGIVNKKRALFLSEDSDSQTATKFQRLVFN; this comes from the exons ATGGATAACCAACGCAGCCCTGTTTTAACTTGGGCTTATTTCTTGCAAACCAAG AACGTCGATGAACTCAGGCATTCTCTTCTCTGCACCACTCTGGAGCTTGAACAGACCAAAATTACAGTCCAAGAGGAGCTTAACAAGAAGGACGACCAGCTTTTACATCTCAAGAATCTTTTAAATCAAGCCATTAGAGAAAGAGACGAAGCCAATGAGAAATGCCAAACCCTTCTCCTCCAGAAACTGTTCTTCCATCATCAACacccaccgccgccgccgccgaatCCACCGCCGCCTCTCTCTGCAATTTCCACCATCGACGACCAACCCAGAAAAGGATTCGATTCCCAAAACGCCTTCTCCTCCTCCGATTGCGATGAGAGCATCGTTTCATCTCCCGAAATCATCGACTGGGTCCCTGAAAAGCCATTGCCGGAAAAGGGTAAGCTCTTGCAGGCGGTGATGAACGCCGGTCCACTTCTACACACACTTCTCCTCGCTGGACCGCTTCCTCAATGGAGACATCCACCACCGCCACTCGAATCGTTTCATTTGCCGCCGGTTAGAATTCCACTTCCTCCACCGCTACCGTCGCTCGCCGACAGTAATTGTGGGATTGTCAACAAGAAGAGGGCTCTGTTTCTATCCGAGGATTCGGATTCTCAAACGGCAACCAAATTCCAGAGGCTTGTTTTCAACTGA
- the LOC111788942 gene encoding shugoshin-1 translates to MAKRLSIGSRVRNKLADITNSKTMRAHMEDERSSEAWRSNQDVVDQLVEENMALMKLVMEKNEIIDLTEAELNKLRECIQKLQLQNWQLAQSNSHFLAEINLGRERIKSLGHELECKEALLKATRLNTVGKAGMNNGNSGWQEEEKPTEQFPLAVKTDTKACSGNRKPSGRARNQSMSPSASYSKCAMKRKDENKRHCVRAQSGRFRYQMRHHEENSFEIEEDMKFTATGEDEEERKNNNVNSPSSSSALQRSYIGRPLHRAAEKIQSYKEARHNAKIRRQE, encoded by the exons ATGGCGAAGCGATTGTCGATCGGAAGCAGAGTGCGGAAcaagctagcagatattacgAATTCCAAGACAATGAGAGCTCATATGGAAGATGAAAGGTCTTCGGAAGCTTGGCGGTCAAATCAAGACGTTGTCGATCAGCTGGTCGAG GAAAATATGGCTCTGATGAAACTTGTCATGGAGAAGAA TGAAATTATTGATCTGACTGAAGCCGAGCTAAACAAACTTCGTGAATGCATTCAGAAACTGCAGCTTCAGAATTGGCAGCTTGCTCAATCAAACAGTCATTTTTTAGCA GAAATCAATttagggagagagaga ATAAAATCACTGGGGCATGAGCTTGAATGCAAGGAGGCCTTGCTAAAAGCAACGCGTTTGAATACTGTG GGGAAAGCAGGAATGAATAATGGAAATTCTGGATGGCAG gaagaagagaagccaACAGAGCAATTTCCACTTGCGGTTAAAACTGACACCAAAGCTTGCAGTGGAAACAGAAAGCCCTCCGGACGAGCTAGAAATCAAT CTATGAGCCCTTCAGCTTCATACTCAAAGTGTGCGATGAAGAGAAAGGATGAAAACAAAAG GCATTGTGTAAGAGCACAATCTGGTAGATTTAGATATCAAATGAGACACCATGAAGAGAACTCGTTTGAGATAGAAGAAGACATGAAATTTACTGCTActggagaagatgaagaagaaaggaagaacaacAATGTCAATtcaccatcatcatcttcagctCTGCAAAGATCTTATATTGGAAGACCATTGCACAGAGCAGCTGAAAAGATTCAATCCTACAAAGAAGCTCGTCACAACGCTAAAATCAGACGACAAGAATGA
- the LOC111788983 gene encoding uncharacterized protein LOC111788983 produces the protein MELTLPTPLFASSSKIIRDPKPINHGLRLFDSNPISADLKLQGGRRTLPIASSLPETAASVAIAATVVGAAATFLSRRNKDSEAKEIPLRPCEDCGGSGLCSECKGEGFVLKKLSDENAERARLAAKNMATRFTAALPKKWSYCSKCSSARSCSTCGGTGTFNS, from the exons ATGGAGCTGACTCTGCCTACACCCTTGTTTGCCTCCTCCTCCAAGA TAATTAGGGATCCTAAGCCCATCAACCATGGACTTCGGTTGTTCGACTCCAATCCTATTTCAGCTGATTTGAAGCTACAAGGAGGGAGAAGAACACTGCCTATAGCTTCTTCCCTACCTGAAACAGCTGCTTCTGTGGCCATTGCTGCTACAGTTGTAGGTGCAGCAGCCACCTTCCTTTCcagaagaaacaaagattCTGAGGCGAAGGAG ATTCCTTTGAGACCATGTGAAGACTGCGGTGGTTCAGGCCTATGTTCTGAATGCAAAGGTGAAGGGTTTGTGCTGAAGAAACTGTCGGATGAAAATGCAGAGCGTGCACGGTTGGCTGCGAAGAACATGGCAACTCGGTTCACCGCAGC GCTTCCTAAAAAATGGAGCTACTGTTCCAAGTGTTCTTCTGCTCGTTCTTGTAGTACTTGTGGTGGCACGGGGACGTTCAACTCTTAG